In Geminocystis sp. NIES-3709, a single genomic region encodes these proteins:
- the rpsT gene encoding 30S ribosomal protein S20, with the protein MANSKSALKRIDINERNRMRNKTYKSAVKTLMKKYFLAVEAYASAPSDEQLQTVQSSMSIAYSKIDKAVKRGVYHKNNGARKKARLARALKNAVPQAS; encoded by the coding sequence GTGGCTAACTCAAAATCTGCACTCAAAAGAATCGACATCAACGAACGTAACCGTATGCGTAACAAGACTTACAAATCGGCGGTTAAAACTTTAATGAAAAAATATTTTCTCGCTGTAGAGGCTTATGCTTCTGCTCCTAGTGATGAACAATTGCAAACTGTTCAAAGTTCCATGTCTATAGCTTACAGCAAAATTGATAAAGCCGTAAAAAGAGGCGTTTATCATAAAAATAATGGTGCCAGAAAAAAAGCTAGATTAGCTAGAGCCTTAAAAAATGCGGTACCTCAAGCCTCTTAA
- the purE gene encoding 5-(carboxyamino)imidazole ribonucleotide mutase → MLTTSPEIAIIMGSDSDLPTMKSAIAICEAFEIIYEVEIVSAHRTPLKMVEYAQNAHKRGLKVIIAGAGGAAHLPGMVASLTPLPVIGVPVQTKHLQGVDSLYSIVQMPRGIPVATVAIGNAENAGLLAVRILASQQPELLKKVERYSKNLEIMVNKKQEELNKLGYQEYLNINK, encoded by the coding sequence ATGCTTACAACATCTCCGGAAATTGCCATTATCATGGGTAGCGATTCTGATTTACCTACCATGAAAAGTGCGATCGCCATTTGCGAAGCCTTTGAAATTATTTATGAAGTAGAAATCGTTTCTGCTCATCGAACCCCTTTAAAAATGGTAGAATATGCCCAAAATGCCCATAAAAGAGGATTAAAAGTAATTATAGCGGGGGCTGGAGGGGCGGCACACTTACCCGGTATGGTAGCATCTTTAACTCCTTTACCCGTTATCGGAGTTCCAGTTCAAACTAAACACTTACAAGGAGTCGATTCTTTATATTCTATTGTACAAATGCCAAGGGGAATACCTGTTGCAACAGTGGCTATCGGTAACGCTGAAAATGCTGGTTTATTAGCCGTGAGAATTTTAGCTAGTCAACAACCTGAATTACTGAAAAAAGTTGAACGCTATAGTAAAAATTTAGAAATTATGGTGAACAAAAAACAAGAGGAATTAAACAAATTAGGTTATCAAGAATATCTAAATATAAATAAATAA
- a CDS encoding TatD family hydrolase, producing the protein MQLIDTHVHVNFDLFKEDLDSVSARWQSAGINKLVHSCVHPDEFESIKKLSLQFPELYCSVGLHPLDAQKWQGQKTYQQILQSAISHPKVVAIGEMGLDFYKDDQQELQKEVFWQQLDIAQQLNKPVIIHCRDASSTLRDILCKFIEEKGTITGVMHCWAGNPEQTQWFLDLGMYISFSGVVTFKSAKTVQASALIVPSDRLLIETDCPFLAPSPHRGKRNEPSYVIHVAEKLAQIRGESLETIAQQTYDNACRLFNI; encoded by the coding sequence ATGCAACTAATAGATACCCATGTTCATGTAAACTTTGATTTATTCAAAGAAGATTTGGATTCAGTATCTGCCCGTTGGCAGTCCGCAGGAATAAATAAATTAGTTCACTCCTGTGTCCATCCTGACGAATTTGAGAGTATTAAAAAGTTGTCTTTACAATTTCCTGAATTGTACTGTTCCGTAGGTTTACACCCGTTAGATGCTCAGAAATGGCAAGGGCAAAAAACCTACCAACAAATCTTACAATCAGCAATATCTCATCCCAAAGTTGTCGCCATTGGTGAAATGGGATTAGATTTTTATAAAGATGATCAACAAGAACTACAAAAAGAGGTTTTTTGGCAACAATTGGATATTGCTCAACAATTGAATAAACCAGTTATTATTCACTGTAGAGATGCCTCTAGTACTCTACGGGATATTTTGTGTAAATTTATAGAAGAAAAAGGCACAATAACAGGAGTAATGCACTGTTGGGCAGGAAATCCAGAACAGACTCAATGGTTTTTAGACCTAGGAATGTATATTAGCTTTAGTGGTGTTGTTACATTTAAAAGTGCTAAAACAGTACAAGCTAGTGCTTTGATTGTACCAAGCGATCGACTTCTAATTGAAACTGACTGCCCATTCCTTGCCCCCTCTCCCCATAGAGGAAAAAGAAACGAACCTTCTTATGTTATCCATGTAGCGGAAAAATTAGCCCAAATTAGAGGAGAATCATTGGAAACGATCGCTCAACAAACCTATGACAATGCCTGTAGATTATTTAATATTTAA
- a CDS encoding tetratricopeptide repeat protein has translation MIPTKFLQNITKHFGITEGESEVLSRAIQGESVDDIAKDLGISKDALQKRLGEVYKKFQIFGFGPGKLAKLQQRLVEEYQKYRQNQNDKSEILTEIENDNLDLPHLSEQEQQLLYVLLLNKEGINLSQIQSDIFPNISLGEVLIMVGKMLKDGLLQEKNENQENKFILGNNIKVDLEKHLKFKSKLIIENPDLDNLTLSNLWQKLSLIHDEKNLPNDHILNKELGIYFNDRGYDAYLLWELNTAQKYFLTALKFDENLPNIYYNLGLVYEKMQQWESAINYFQQGFEQNLNYQALVRVTDIMILQGEIDTVKEKIISVLEKVNNEEIKSKLLTNLGYSYFLSKDNLKAREYIEISLAINPNLLISNYLMAEILEEENKEKEALKYWQNCLDLNSENKTRSGLELYGELKAKLRLKLI, from the coding sequence ATGATACCGACAAAATTTTTGCAAAACATAACCAAGCATTTTGGCATTACCGAAGGAGAGTCAGAGGTTTTATCAAGGGCAATTCAAGGGGAATCCGTCGATGACATCGCCAAAGACTTAGGCATTAGTAAGGATGCTTTACAAAAAAGATTGGGGGAGGTTTATAAAAAATTCCAGATATTCGGTTTTGGACCAGGTAAATTAGCGAAATTGCAACAAAGATTAGTGGAAGAATATCAAAAATATCGTCAAAACCAGAATGATAAAAGTGAGATTTTAACGGAGATAGAAAATGATAATTTAGATTTGCCTCATTTATCTGAGCAAGAGCAACAATTATTATATGTGTTATTGCTGAATAAAGAGGGAATCAATTTAAGTCAAATTCAATCGGATATTTTTCCTAATATTAGTTTAGGAGAAGTATTAATTATGGTAGGGAAAATGCTTAAAGATGGATTATTACAGGAGAAAAATGAAAATCAGGAAAATAAATTTATTTTAGGCAATAATATTAAAGTTGATTTAGAAAAGCACTTAAAATTTAAAAGTAAATTAATCATCGAAAATCCAGACCTTGATAATTTAACATTGAGTAACTTATGGCAAAAACTAAGTTTAATTCACGATGAAAAAAATTTACCAAATGATCATATTTTAAATAAAGAGTTAGGAATTTATTTTAACGATCGAGGTTATGATGCTTATTTATTATGGGAGTTAAATACTGCTCAAAAATACTTTTTAACCGCATTAAAATTTGATGAAAATTTACCTAATATTTATTACAATTTAGGTTTGGTTTATGAAAAAATGCAACAATGGGAATCGGCAATAAATTATTTTCAACAAGGATTCGAGCAAAATCTAAATTATCAAGCCTTAGTAAGAGTAACGGATATTATGATTTTACAAGGAGAAATTGATACAGTGAAAGAAAAGATTATCAGTGTTTTAGAAAAGGTAAATAATGAGGAGATAAAAAGTAAATTGTTAACGAATTTAGGCTATAGTTATTTTTTAAGCAAAGATAACCTCAAAGCAAGGGAATATATAGAAATAAGTTTGGCTATTAATCCTAATTTACTCATTAGTAATTATTTGATGGCGGAAATTTTAGAGGAGGAAAATAAAGAAAAAGAAGCCTTAAAATATTGGCAAAACTGCTTAGATTTAAACTCAGAAAATAAAACTCGATCAGGTTTAGAATTATATGGAGAGTTAAAAGCAAAATTGAGACTTAAATTGATTTAA
- the rpoB gene encoding DNA-directed RNA polymerase subunit beta, protein MRTQELLPDLIEIQRSSYKWFLEHGIIEELNSFTPITDYAGKLELHFIGEKYRLKEPKYYIEEAKKRDASYSVQVYVPTLLLNKETGERKEQEVFIGDLPLMTDRGTFLINGAERVIVNQIVRSPGVYFKSELDKNGKRTYSASVIPNRGAWLKFETDKHGVVWVRIDKTRKISAQVLLKAMGLTDREILDRLRHPEFYEKTLEKEGNPSTDDALMELYRKLRPGEPPTVSGGQALLETRFFDPKRYDLGKVGRYKMNKKLRLNVAENIRVLTVEDILCVVDYLINLEFDIGKVDDIDHLGNRRVRSVGELLQNQVRVGLSRLERIIRERMTVGDPNTLTPAALVNPKPLVAAIKEFFGSSQLSQFMDQTNPLAELTHKRRISALGPGGLSRDRAGFAVRDIHPSHYGRICPVETPEGPNAGLIGSLATYARVNEYGFIATPYYKVENGKVRWDLPPEYLTADEEDDKRVAPGDLSTDENGVILGESVPIRYRQEFSTTSPTQVDYVAVSPVQIVSVATSMIPFLEHDDANRALMGSNMQRQAVPLLRAERPLVGTGLEGQAARDSGMVIVSRDYGTITYADAKKIKLKTKDNSEIVYNLQKYERSNQDTCLNQRPLVDEGEDVVPGQVLADGSATEGGELALGNNITVAYMPWEGYNYEDAILISERLVQEDIYTTIHIEKHEIEARQTKLGPEEITREIPNVGEDALLNLDEQGIIRVGAWVESGDILVGKVTPKGESDQPPEEKLLRAIFGEKARDVRDNSLRLPNGEKGRVVYVRVFTREQGDELPPGANMVVRVYIAQKRKIQVGDKMAGRHGNKGIISRILARQDMPYMPDGSPVDIVLNPLGVPSRMNVGQVFECLLGWAGEQLGYRFKMTPFDEMYGEEASRNTVNDLLREAARKPGKEWVFDEDNPGKIQLYDGRSGEPFDRPVTVGKAYMLKLVHLVDDKIHARSTGPYSLVTQQPLGGKAQQGGQRFGEMEVWALEAYGAAYTLQELLTVKSDDMQGRNEALNAIVKGRTIPRPGTPESFKVLLRELQSLGLDVSVHKVLDGQEEVEINLMDSGNRTPKRPTYENLASLGQDDDDEY, encoded by the coding sequence ATGAGAACCCAAGAACTGTTACCTGATTTAATCGAAATTCAACGCTCTAGCTACAAGTGGTTTTTAGAGCATGGTATTATTGAAGAACTCAACAGTTTTACCCCTATCACAGACTACGCAGGTAAACTTGAATTACACTTCATCGGCGAAAAATATCGTCTCAAAGAACCTAAGTACTATATTGAAGAGGCAAAAAAAAGAGATGCTAGTTACTCAGTACAAGTTTATGTCCCTACATTACTATTAAACAAAGAAACTGGCGAACGTAAAGAGCAAGAAGTTTTTATTGGTGACTTACCTTTGATGACTGATAGAGGTACATTTTTGATTAATGGTGCAGAACGAGTCATAGTCAATCAAATCGTACGATCTCCGGGGGTCTATTTTAAGTCAGAATTAGACAAAAACGGTAAAAGAACCTACTCCGCTTCTGTTATTCCCAACCGAGGAGCGTGGTTAAAATTTGAAACTGACAAACACGGCGTTGTGTGGGTAAGAATTGACAAAACTCGCAAAATCTCCGCCCAAGTACTCTTAAAAGCCATGGGATTAACCGATCGTGAAATACTCGATCGACTCCGTCACCCTGAATTTTACGAAAAAACCCTCGAAAAAGAAGGTAATCCTAGTACTGATGACGCTTTGATGGAACTATACCGCAAACTACGTCCCGGTGAACCCCCTACCGTAAGCGGTGGACAAGCATTGTTAGAAACCCGTTTCTTTGATCCTAAACGCTATGATTTAGGCAAAGTTGGACGTTACAAAATGAACAAAAAACTGCGTCTTAATGTAGCGGAAAACATCAGGGTTTTAACTGTTGAAGATATTTTGTGCGTGGTTGACTATTTAATTAACCTTGAATTTGACATCGGTAAAGTTGACGATATTGATCACCTCGGGAATCGTCGAGTGCGCAGTGTGGGAGAATTACTTCAAAACCAAGTTAGAGTTGGTTTATCCCGTTTAGAGCGAATTATTCGGGAAAGAATGACTGTTGGTGATCCCAATACCTTAACTCCGGCGGCTCTTGTTAACCCAAAACCTTTAGTAGCAGCCATTAAAGAGTTTTTCGGATCTTCCCAGTTATCCCAATTCATGGATCAAACAAATCCCTTGGCGGAATTGACCCACAAACGTCGTATTTCTGCTTTAGGCCCTGGTGGTTTAAGTCGTGATCGTGCTGGTTTTGCCGTGCGTGATATTCACCCTAGCCATTACGGACGTATTTGTCCCGTAGAAACTCCTGAAGGCCCCAACGCAGGGTTAATCGGTTCATTAGCCACCTATGCTCGTGTTAACGAATATGGATTTATCGCCACTCCTTACTATAAAGTCGAAAACGGCAAAGTACGCTGGGATTTACCGCCAGAATATCTCACTGCTGATGAAGAAGACGATAAAAGAGTTGCCCCCGGAGATTTATCTACCGATGAAAATGGTGTAATCTTAGGAGAAAGTGTACCTATTCGTTACCGTCAAGAATTTTCTACCACTTCACCAACGCAGGTGGACTATGTAGCCGTTTCTCCTGTGCAAATCGTTTCTGTGGCGACTTCCATGATTCCTTTCTTAGAGCATGATGACGCTAACCGTGCCTTGATGGGATCGAATATGCAACGTCAAGCAGTACCCTTATTACGAGCAGAACGTCCCTTAGTAGGTACAGGTTTGGAAGGTCAAGCCGCACGGGATTCAGGAATGGTCATTGTTTCCCGTGATTATGGTACTATCACCTACGCTGATGCGAAAAAAATCAAGCTAAAAACAAAAGATAATAGTGAAATTGTTTATAATCTCCAAAAATACGAACGATCGAACCAAGATACTTGTTTAAATCAACGTCCTTTAGTCGATGAAGGAGAAGATGTTGTACCCGGACAAGTATTAGCCGATGGTTCTGCTACCGAAGGCGGAGAATTAGCATTAGGAAATAATATCACCGTAGCATATATGCCATGGGAAGGTTATAACTACGAAGATGCTATTTTAATCAGTGAGCGCTTAGTTCAAGAAGATATTTACACTACCATTCACATTGAAAAACATGAAATAGAAGCCCGTCAAACAAAACTTGGCCCTGAAGAAATTACTCGTGAAATTCCCAACGTTGGGGAAGATGCCCTTTTAAACCTTGATGAACAGGGTATTATTCGTGTGGGTGCTTGGGTAGAATCAGGAGACATTTTAGTAGGGAAAGTTACTCCTAAAGGAGAATCAGATCAACCCCCTGAAGAAAAATTATTACGAGCCATTTTTGGAGAAAAAGCCAGAGATGTACGGGATAATTCCTTGCGTCTTCCTAACGGAGAAAAAGGAAGGGTTGTTTATGTCCGAGTTTTTACCCGTGAACAAGGAGACGAATTGCCACCTGGTGCAAACATGGTGGTTCGAGTTTATATTGCTCAAAAAAGAAAAATCCAAGTCGGGGATAAAATGGCAGGACGACATGGTAATAAGGGAATTATTTCTCGTATTTTGGCTCGTCAAGATATGCCTTATATGCCTGATGGAAGTCCTGTTGACATTGTGTTAAATCCTCTGGGTGTGCCTTCTCGGATGAACGTGGGACAAGTATTTGAATGTCTTTTAGGTTGGGCTGGAGAACAGTTGGGCTATCGTTTCAAAATGACACCTTTTGACGAGATGTATGGTGAAGAAGCATCCCGTAATACGGTTAACGATCTTTTACGAGAAGCGGCTAGAAAACCGGGCAAAGAATGGGTATTTGATGAAGATAATCCGGGTAAAATTCAGTTGTATGATGGTCGTTCTGGTGAACCCTTCGATCGACCAGTTACTGTGGGTAAAGCCTATATGCTCAAATTAGTCCACTTGGTTGATGATAAAATTCATGCTCGATCAACAGGCCCTTACTCTCTGGTTACACAACAACCTCTCGGTGGTAAAGCACAACAAGGGGGTCAAAGATTCGGAGAAATGGAAGTATGGGCATTAGAAGCCTATGGTGCGGCCTATACCTTACAAGAGTTACTAACCGTTAAATCTGATGATATGCAAGGACGTAATGAAGCCTTAAATGCGATCGTCAAAGGCAGAACAATTCCTCGTCCCGGTACTCCTGAATCTTTCAAAGTACTGTTGAGAGAATTACAATCTTTAGGGTTAGATGTATCTGTCCATAAAGTTTTAGATGGACAAGAAGAAGTAGAAATTAACCTTATGGATTCAGGTAATCGTACCCCCAAACGTCCTACTTATGAAAATCTAGCTAGTTTAGGTCAAGACGACGACGATGAATACTAA
- a CDS encoding DNA-directed RNA polymerase subunit beta' gives MPTEKKTQTFYNTVIDKGSLKKLISKTFTEHGSSRCASVCDKLKTMGFRYATQAAVSISVEDLKVPESKKAMLAVAETTIKDTLNRYANGEITEVERFQKVIDTWNDTSESLKDEVVRNFRQSDPLNSVYMMAFSGARGNISQVRQLVGMRGLMADPQGEIIDLPIKTNFREGLTVTEYIISSYGARKGLVDTALRTADSGYLTRRLVDVSQDVIIRETDCGTTRGVTVLPMKDGERVLIPLGDRLLGRVLGEDVIDPATGEVIGTRNQAIDANLAKVIGNAVDKVKVRSPLTCDTARSVCQKCYGWSLAHGDWVNMGEAIGIIAAQSIGEPGTQLTMRTFHTGGVFTGEVAQRIITPKAGTVKFDKKLKVRDTRTRHGDQKLLVEIAGNILVGDQKINVPAGSLLAVREGDIVQVEDLLAEVMPQKTRSTERVTKDVSSDLSGEVYFADISPESKTDRQGNTTTTVTRNGLIWVLSGQVYNLPPGAEPVVKNGSKISKGSVLAETKLKTKSGGVCRFEEGSREIEIITASVSLDQADIYLEHNGSQQQYVIHTPKGDRFALKVVPGTKVQNNQVVAELIDDTFRTNTGGIMRYAGLETGRGNRKQGYEVIKEGTLIWIPEESHEINKDISLLLVEDGQYVEAGTEVVKEIFCQSSGIVEVIQKNDILREIIVKPGQLYMDLDPDYLATIEDGTIIPPGTEIAPGSVTEDEFLAEFVDTNEGVGLLLRPMKQYEIFNTTQSPSQESLNSAGGAINLRPVLRTFFKDGERVKSVEGVQLVTTQLVLETVEGMSADIELIPHETDEDGFRLQIVVLESVMLRREMESDANIITRVLVTDGQEIAPGAVVGTTEILCLEDGTIQGVREGLEAIRRILVVREDDLMTVKIDGKPTCKVGDYITQGQSLTANVNAKQSGQVLEIKDDQIILRYARPYRVSAGAILHIEQGDLVQRGDNLVLLVFERAKTGDIVQGLPRIEELLEARKPKEPALLAKRPGICQVEYRDDEAIDVKVIEDDGTISEYPLNQNQNIIVNDNQRVEVGEPLTDGLPSPHEMLEVFYGYYQEHMGMYDAALAALQKAQLFLVNQVQGVYQSQGIDISDKHIEVIVRQMTSKVRVDDGGDTIRLPGELVELREIEKDNETMSITGGAPVQYTPMLMGITKSSLNTDSFISAASFQETTRVLTEAAIEGKSDWLRGLKENVIIGRLIPAGTGYNAYDQHLDWDDPEPNVSTTISYSDSWEQEENNSLSISEVEDVIIDDQVARVLSPDDSLNDDSLISDYSDRDDDDDFDDDDDFDDDQNDYDDDDD, from the coding sequence ATGCCTACAGAGAAAAAAACTCAAACTTTCTATAACACTGTTATTGATAAAGGCTCTCTCAAAAAACTGATTTCTAAAACTTTCACAGAACACGGATCTTCTCGTTGTGCTTCTGTTTGTGATAAGTTAAAAACTATGGGCTTTCGCTATGCCACTCAAGCGGCAGTGTCTATCAGTGTAGAAGATTTGAAAGTACCCGAAAGCAAAAAAGCAATGTTAGCAGTGGCAGAAACTACCATCAAGGATACTCTAAATCGTTATGCTAATGGGGAAATCACGGAAGTTGAGCGTTTCCAAAAAGTAATTGATACTTGGAATGATACTTCAGAATCTTTGAAAGATGAAGTGGTGCGTAATTTCCGTCAATCAGATCCCCTCAATTCTGTCTATATGATGGCATTTTCTGGAGCAAGGGGTAACATTAGTCAGGTTCGTCAGTTAGTAGGTATGCGTGGCTTGATGGCTGATCCTCAAGGAGAAATCATCGATTTACCCATTAAAACTAATTTCCGTGAGGGATTAACGGTAACAGAATATATTATTTCTTCTTACGGTGCAAGAAAAGGTTTAGTTGATACTGCTTTGCGTACTGCTGACTCTGGTTATTTGACTCGTCGTTTAGTAGATGTTTCTCAAGATGTAATTATTCGTGAGACTGATTGCGGTACAACCAGAGGCGTTACTGTTTTGCCAATGAAGGATGGGGAAAGGGTATTAATTCCTTTAGGCGATCGACTTTTAGGGCGAGTTTTAGGAGAAGATGTTATTGATCCAGCCACTGGAGAAGTTATTGGTACTCGTAATCAGGCTATTGATGCTAATTTAGCTAAAGTAATCGGTAATGCAGTTGATAAAGTAAAGGTCAGATCTCCTCTTACTTGCGATACGGCTCGTTCTGTGTGTCAAAAATGTTATGGTTGGTCATTGGCTCATGGAGATTGGGTAAATATGGGTGAAGCGATCGGTATTATTGCCGCCCAGTCTATCGGTGAACCAGGTACTCAGTTAACCATGCGTACTTTCCACACTGGTGGGGTGTTTACTGGGGAAGTTGCCCAACGTATTATTACTCCCAAAGCAGGTACTGTTAAATTTGATAAAAAGCTAAAAGTCCGTGATACTCGTACTCGCCACGGGGATCAAAAATTATTGGTGGAAATCGCTGGTAATATTCTTGTGGGGGATCAAAAAATTAATGTTCCTGCAGGTAGTTTATTAGCCGTCAGAGAAGGAGATATAGTACAGGTTGAAGATTTATTAGCCGAAGTAATGCCTCAAAAAACTCGATCGACAGAAAGAGTCACCAAAGATGTTTCTTCTGATCTCTCTGGAGAGGTTTATTTTGCTGATATTTCTCCTGAAAGTAAAACCGATAGACAGGGTAACACCACTACTACTGTAACCCGTAACGGCTTAATTTGGGTACTCTCAGGACAAGTTTACAACTTACCTCCCGGTGCTGAACCTGTGGTCAAAAATGGGAGTAAAATCTCTAAGGGTTCAGTATTAGCAGAAACCAAGCTGAAAACTAAAAGCGGTGGGGTTTGTCGTTTTGAGGAAGGCAGTCGAGAAATTGAAATTATCACGGCTTCTGTATCTTTAGATCAAGCTGATATTTACCTCGAACATAATGGCAGTCAACAACAATATGTTATTCATACTCCAAAAGGCGATCGTTTTGCCTTAAAAGTTGTACCTGGTACAAAAGTTCAAAATAATCAAGTAGTAGCAGAATTAATTGATGATACTTTCCGAACTAACACTGGTGGTATCATGCGCTACGCTGGGTTGGAAACAGGGCGAGGCAACCGTAAACAAGGCTATGAAGTCATTAAAGAAGGTACTTTAATCTGGATTCCTGAAGAAAGCCACGAAATCAATAAAGACATCTCTCTTTTATTAGTGGAAGATGGTCAATATGTGGAAGCAGGTACAGAAGTAGTTAAAGAGATTTTCTGTCAATCGAGCGGTATTGTAGAAGTAATTCAGAAAAATGATATTTTACGGGAAATTATCGTTAAACCCGGACAGTTATACATGGACTTAGATCCTGATTACTTAGCCACGATCGAAGATGGGACAATCATCCCTCCGGGTACAGAAATTGCTCCCGGTTCGGTAACAGAAGATGAGTTTTTGGCGGAATTTGTGGATACTAACGAAGGGGTGGGGTTATTACTTCGTCCTATGAAACAGTATGAAATATTTAACACAACTCAATCTCCTTCCCAAGAATCCTTAAATAGTGCAGGAGGTGCTATTAATCTACGTCCTGTATTGCGTACTTTCTTTAAAGATGGTGAAAGAGTTAAAAGTGTTGAAGGAGTACAACTTGTTACAACTCAATTAGTCTTAGAAACTGTTGAGGGTATGAGTGCGGATATTGAATTAATACCCCATGAAACGGATGAAGATGGTTTCCGTTTGCAAATTGTGGTGTTAGAATCGGTGATGTTGCGTCGGGAAATGGAAAGTGATGCAAATATTATTACTCGTGTATTAGTCACCGATGGTCAGGAAATTGCTCCGGGTGCTGTAGTTGGTACTACTGAAATTCTTTGTTTGGAAGATGGTACTATTCAAGGTGTTCGGGAAGGTTTAGAGGCAATTCGTCGTATTTTAGTAGTCAGAGAAGATGATTTAATGACCGTTAAAATTGATGGAAAACCAACTTGTAAAGTTGGCGACTATATTACTCAAGGACAATCATTAACTGCTAATGTTAATGCTAAACAATCAGGACAAGTTTTAGAAATTAAAGATGATCAAATAATCTTACGTTATGCTCGTCCTTACCGTGTTTCTGCTGGAGCGATTTTACACATCGAACAAGGAGACTTAGTACAACGGGGTGATAATTTAGTATTACTCGTGTTTGAACGGGCGAAAACAGGGGATATTGTTCAAGGTTTACCAAGAATTGAGGAATTATTAGAAGCCCGTAAACCAAAAGAACCAGCCTTGTTAGCAAAGCGTCCGGGTATTTGTCAGGTAGAATATCGGGATGATGAAGCGATCGATGTTAAAGTGATCGAAGATGACGGTACTATTTCAGAGTATCCTCTTAACCAAAATCAAAACATTATTGTGAATGATAATCAACGGGTAGAAGTAGGTGAACCTTTAACAGATGGTCTTCCTAGCCCCCATGAAATGTTAGAGGTATTTTATGGGTATTATCAGGAACATATGGGAATGTATGATGCCGCATTGGCCGCATTACAAAAAGCTCAATTATTTCTTGTCAATCAAGTTCAAGGGGTTTATCAATCTCAAGGTATTGATATTTCTGATAAACATATTGAAGTAATTGTTCGTCAGATGACTTCTAAGGTAAGAGTTGATGATGGTGGTGATACGATTCGTCTTCCGGGGGAATTGGTGGAGTTACGAGAAATCGAAAAAGATAACGAAACCATGTCTATTACTGGTGGCGCCCCTGTTCAATATACTCCTATGCTTATGGGTATTACTAAATCTAGTTTAAACACCGATAGCTTTATTTCGGCGGCTAGTTTCCAAGAAACAACAAGAGTATTGACAGAAGCAGCGATCGAGGGTAAATCAGATTGGTTGCGAGGATTGAAGGAAAACGTAATTATTGGACGTTTAATTCCTGCCGGTACTGGTTATAATGCCTATGATCAACATCTCGATTGGGACGATCCTGAACCCAATGTTTCTACTACTATCTCTTATAGTGATTCTTGGGAACAAGAAGAAAATAATTCTTTATCAATTAGTGAAGTTGAAGATGTAATTATTGATGATCAAGTTGCCCGTGTATTGTCTCCCGATGATTCATTAAATGATGATAGCTTAATTAGCGATTATAGCGATCGTGATGACGATGATGATTTTGACGACGATGATGATTTTGACGATGATCAAAATGACTACGATGACGATGATGATTAA
- a CDS encoding aminotransferase class IV: protein MFYHNGQLKEGNYIELDIYDSTWLYGATIFTTLRVYEKSLFHPLTNWNSHCDRLKSSIIEFGWMMPHWEKIEQEATVLLEHFPVLRITLFPDGKELIIGRNLPLNLEEKQKKGVKGLVSIEPQIQRSLPLHKTGNYLSPWLALQQTQKQGYDEAILTDLNHNWLETSTGNLWGYKRGIWFTPALETGILPGIARKMILEKADFPIEINHWSQTFVQELETIVYSNSVMEIIPFNTIKTGEIITTYNVNHPSILLLKKIYHRVK from the coding sequence ATGTTTTACCATAATGGACAATTAAAAGAAGGTAACTATATTGAGTTAGATATTTATGATTCTACTTGGTTGTATGGTGCAACAATTTTTACAACTTTAAGAGTTTATGAAAAGTCTCTTTTTCATCCTTTAACTAATTGGAATAGTCACTGCGATCGACTTAAATCTAGTATTATTGAATTTGGATGGATGATGCCACACTGGGAAAAAATAGAACAAGAAGCAACAGTTTTATTAGAACATTTTCCAGTCCTAAGAATCACTCTTTTTCCTGATGGTAAAGAATTAATTATCGGACGTAATTTGCCATTAAATTTAGAAGAAAAACAAAAAAAAGGAGTAAAAGGTTTAGTTTCGATCGAGCCACAAATACAACGCTCTTTACCTTTACATAAAACAGGTAATTATTTAAGTCCTTGGTTAGCTTTACAACAGACACAAAAACAAGGTTATGATGAAGCAATATTAACGGATTTAAACCATAATTGGTTAGAAACCAGCACGGGAAATTTATGGGGATATAAACGGGGAATTTGGTTTACTCCGGCTCTGGAAACAGGTATTTTACCCGGTATAGCTAGAAAAATGATCCTAGAAAAAGCAGATTTTCCTATAGAAATTAATCATTGGTCACAAACATTTGTGCAAGAGTTAGAAACGATCGTTTATAGTAATAGTGTGATGGAAATAATCCCTTTTAATACTATTAAAACAGGAGAAATCATCACAACATATAACGTTAATCATCCTAGTATTTTACTTTTAAAAAAAATTTATCATCGAGTTAAATAA